From the genome of Haloterrigena sp. KLK7, one region includes:
- a CDS encoding ATP-dependent DNA helicase, which yields MSETAGYMRFFPYDQPYENQREAMDRIHNSLTRGQNVLFEGACGTGKTLSSLVPALEVAREQDKTVVITTNVHQQMRQFVAEARAITREEDIRAIVFKGKSSMCHIDVGYEECQALRDNTRAVVDAERDKRQLERRQRELLEESQGGDGSAADARSAVMDELESIEERLDDLEEQNVCDYYRNNLTEDTDDFFAWLFDDVRTPDEIYEYAERQEFCGYELLKEGIEGVDLVVCNYHHLLDSTIREQFFRWLGRDPEDVIAVFDEAHNVEDAAREHATRTCSERTFDSALDELADADDPRSEDAANVLSAFHRALVETYEDSFGFGERERIDENWEDVPIANEDRKDDLTLEFLQRYSGRGIEDDLEAAMKLGQELDEQYEEAYREGESATRTECQTLQAAAFVSAWMNEGSKEGLYPVVSVTRDAGTDEIYGRAELYTCLPRQVTGRLFEEVYGTILMSATLQPFDVTEDVLGLEDPVTMAYGLQFPAENRRTYAVETPPLFSSDRDDPAVQTEVTDTIHDAVRMTPGNTLAFFPNYGEAERYAKRLEGRTEKTVYLDEPGTSVEELRQQFVADDGAVLCTSLWGTLAEGVSFDGDDAQTVLVVGVPYPHLDDRAEAVQEAYDAAFEGTETGWRYAVEIPTVRKTRQALGRVIRSPEDVGVRALLDRRYSRSAKSDLGRYSVNGTFPHEEREELIDIAPEKLKFSMLNFYGGNDAYDGETPAP from the coding sequence GTGTCCGAGACAGCCGGGTACATGCGCTTTTTCCCGTACGATCAGCCGTACGAGAACCAGCGCGAGGCGATGGACCGCATCCACAACTCGCTGACCCGCGGCCAGAACGTCCTCTTCGAGGGGGCCTGCGGGACCGGGAAGACCCTCTCGTCGCTCGTCCCCGCCCTCGAGGTGGCCCGCGAGCAGGACAAGACGGTCGTCATCACGACCAACGTCCACCAGCAGATGCGCCAGTTCGTCGCCGAGGCCCGCGCGATCACCCGCGAGGAGGACATTCGGGCGATCGTGTTCAAGGGTAAATCCTCCATGTGTCACATCGACGTCGGCTACGAGGAGTGTCAGGCGTTGCGCGACAACACCCGCGCCGTCGTCGACGCCGAACGCGACAAGCGCCAACTCGAGCGCCGCCAGCGCGAACTGCTGGAGGAGAGCCAGGGCGGCGACGGCTCGGCGGCCGACGCGCGCTCGGCGGTGATGGACGAACTCGAGTCGATCGAGGAGCGACTGGACGATCTCGAGGAGCAGAACGTCTGCGACTACTACCGCAATAACCTGACCGAGGATACGGACGACTTCTTCGCGTGGCTCTTCGACGACGTTCGCACGCCCGACGAAATCTACGAGTACGCGGAACGACAGGAGTTCTGCGGCTACGAACTCCTGAAGGAGGGGATCGAGGGCGTCGATCTGGTCGTCTGCAACTACCATCACCTGCTCGATTCCACCATTCGAGAGCAGTTCTTCCGCTGGCTCGGCCGCGATCCGGAGGACGTCATCGCCGTCTTCGACGAGGCCCACAACGTCGAGGACGCCGCCCGCGAGCACGCGACCCGGACCTGCTCCGAGCGGACGTTCGACTCGGCGCTGGACGAGTTGGCCGACGCCGACGACCCGCGCTCCGAGGACGCCGCGAACGTCCTCTCGGCCTTCCACCGCGCGCTCGTCGAAACGTACGAGGACTCCTTCGGCTTCGGCGAGCGCGAGCGGATCGACGAGAACTGGGAAGACGTCCCCATCGCCAACGAGGACCGCAAGGACGACCTCACCCTCGAGTTCCTCCAGCGGTACTCCGGCCGGGGGATCGAGGACGACCTGGAGGCCGCGATGAAACTGGGCCAGGAACTCGACGAGCAGTACGAGGAGGCCTACCGCGAGGGCGAGAGCGCCACACGAACGGAGTGTCAGACCCTCCAGGCCGCGGCCTTCGTCAGCGCGTGGATGAACGAGGGGAGCAAGGAGGGGCTGTATCCGGTCGTCTCCGTCACCCGCGACGCGGGAACCGACGAGATCTACGGCCGCGCGGAGCTCTACACCTGTCTCCCCCGGCAGGTCACGGGCCGGCTGTTCGAGGAGGTGTACGGAACGATCCTGATGAGCGCGACGCTCCAGCCGTTCGACGTCACCGAGGACGTGCTCGGCCTCGAGGACCCCGTGACGATGGCCTACGGGCTCCAGTTCCCCGCGGAGAACCGGCGCACCTACGCCGTCGAGACGCCGCCGCTGTTCTCGTCGGACCGGGACGACCCCGCCGTGCAGACGGAAGTGACCGACACGATCCACGACGCCGTCCGCATGACCCCGGGGAACACCCTCGCCTTCTTCCCCAACTACGGGGAGGCCGAGCGATACGCGAAGCGACTCGAGGGGCGGACCGAAAAGACGGTCTATCTCGACGAACCGGGGACGTCCGTCGAGGAGTTGCGCCAGCAGTTCGTCGCGGACGACGGGGCAGTGCTGTGTACCTCGCTGTGGGGGACGCTGGCGGAGGGCGTCAGCTTCGACGGCGACGACGCCCAGACAGTGCTCGTCGTCGGCGTTCCGTACCCCCACCTCGACGACCGCGCCGAAGCGGTCCAGGAGGCCTACGACGCGGCCTTCGAGGGAACCGAGACGGGGTGGCGCTACGCCGTCGAGATTCCGACGGTTCGCAAGACGCGGCAGGCGCTCGGTCGGGTCATCCGCTCGCCGGAGGACGTCGGCGTCCGCGCCCTGCTCGACCGGCGCTACTCGCGGTCGGCCAAGTCCGACCTCGGCCGGTACAGCGTCAACGGCACCTTCCCCCACGAGGAACGAGAGGAGTTGATCGACATCGCCCCCGAGAAACTGAAGTTCTCGATGCTGAACTTCTACGGCGGCAACGACGCCTACGACGGCGAGACGCCGGCGCCGTAG
- a CDS encoding metallophosphoesterase, giving the protein MIAIFSDTHSGDGHRLEGEALTAAREADAVIHAGDFTSESSLEAFQEECDLLYAVHGNADGATVRERLPTARVVEAGGVRFAVTHRRDGGGTGLAMFGRSRDADVVVSGHSHRPSVTETEDVLLLNPGSHADPRGNRPGFAVLEERAGESGLEGEIREPDGTLVESFELETSRSSGSEDAAR; this is encoded by the coding sequence ATGATCGCGATCTTCTCGGACACGCACAGCGGCGACGGCCACCGACTCGAGGGCGAGGCCCTCACCGCGGCCCGCGAGGCCGACGCGGTGATTCACGCCGGCGATTTCACGAGCGAGTCTTCCCTCGAGGCCTTTCAGGAGGAGTGCGACCTCCTCTACGCCGTCCACGGCAACGCCGACGGCGCGACCGTCCGAGAGCGACTCCCGACGGCCCGCGTCGTCGAGGCCGGTGGCGTCCGGTTCGCCGTCACCCACCGCCGCGACGGCGGCGGGACGGGGCTGGCGATGTTCGGCCGCTCGCGGGACGCCGACGTCGTCGTCTCCGGTCACAGTCACCGACCGTCCGTAACCGAGACCGAGGACGTCCTCCTGTTGAATCCCGGCAGCCACGCCGATCCGCGCGGAAATCGGCCGGGGTTCGCCGTGCTCGAGGAGCGAGCGGGTGAGAGCGGTCTCGAGGGCGAGATCCGAGAACCGGACGGAACGCTCGTCGAGTCGTTCGAACTCGAGACGTCGCGCTCGAGCGGCAGCGAAGACGCAGCGCGTTGA
- a CDS encoding cation diffusion facilitator family transporter, with the protein MASSTSVVLAALFANGAIAILKFGGYLLTGSPAMLSETYHSISDTGNQIFLLVGIKYGAQEATRSHPFGHGKAQFFYSLLVSIMLFGIAGWESARHGYDALTHGGVHRAAGDVTLLGQTFDPVYVNYAVLLGAIAFESYALWKAYQGISRQMDEHGWETLREAFSKTSDVTTLTALTEDTIALAGAGIALFGIYLTRTTGNPMYDAGSALLIGIMLMGFAVALAWQNKRLILGESLPKEDEDELRRIVADWEGVTELVDFRTVYFGAEELLVTADVAFEPDLDAETINERITDLERALTEHDGQIQKVYIEPEI; encoded by the coding sequence ATGGCCAGTAGCACCTCCGTCGTCCTCGCCGCACTGTTCGCGAACGGCGCGATCGCGATTCTGAAGTTCGGCGGGTATCTGCTGACGGGCAGTCCCGCGATGCTGTCAGAGACGTACCACTCGATCTCGGACACGGGCAACCAGATTTTCCTGCTCGTCGGAATCAAGTACGGCGCACAGGAGGCCACCCGGAGCCACCCGTTCGGCCACGGGAAGGCGCAGTTCTTCTACAGCCTGCTGGTCAGTATCATGCTCTTCGGCATCGCCGGCTGGGAGAGCGCTCGGCACGGGTACGACGCGCTGACCCACGGCGGCGTCCACCGCGCCGCCGGAGACGTCACGCTATTGGGACAGACCTTCGATCCGGTCTACGTCAACTACGCGGTGCTGCTCGGGGCGATCGCCTTCGAGTCCTACGCGCTCTGGAAGGCCTACCAGGGCATCAGCCGTCAGATGGACGAACACGGCTGGGAAACCCTCCGCGAGGCGTTCAGCAAGACCAGCGACGTGACGACGCTGACCGCGCTCACCGAAGACACCATCGCGCTAGCCGGCGCGGGGATCGCCCTCTTCGGGATCTATCTCACCAGGACCACCGGGAACCCGATGTACGACGCCGGCTCCGCCCTGCTCATCGGGATCATGCTCATGGGATTCGCGGTCGCGCTCGCGTGGCAGAACAAGCGGCTCATCCTCGGGGAGAGCCTGCCCAAGGAGGACGAGGACGAACTTCGGCGAATCGTCGCCGACTGGGAGGGCGTTACCGAACTCGTCGACTTCCGGACCGTCTACTTCGGGGCCGAGGAGCTGCTCGTCACCGCCGACGTCGCGTTCGAGCCCGATCTCGACGCCGAGACGATCAACGAGCGCATCACGGACCTCGAGCGCGCCCTGACGGAGCACGACGGTCAGATTCAGAAGGTGTACATCGAGCCCGAAATCTAA
- a CDS encoding 2'-5' RNA ligase family protein: MYSVNVPVPGRVRTLANELYPELVGFDRVREDHSCLLKRLGEADHVAQLQHRAHRALEGAPAVEAKISGIDYFEDPPLGSAPVVYLAVESPGLESIHADLTDSFETVEGLEGSDYVPHVTLARGGDLEAAKRVTDREIEPIRWTVSELEFWDGTYKLPVSRVSLPA; this comes from the coding sequence GTGTACAGCGTCAACGTTCCGGTCCCCGGACGCGTCCGCACGCTCGCCAACGAGCTCTACCCCGAACTCGTCGGCTTCGATCGCGTCCGCGAGGACCACTCGTGTCTGCTCAAACGTCTCGGCGAGGCCGACCACGTCGCCCAGCTGCAACACCGCGCCCACCGCGCGCTCGAGGGCGCTCCCGCCGTCGAAGCGAAAATCTCGGGGATCGACTACTTCGAGGACCCGCCGCTCGGCTCCGCACCCGTCGTCTACCTCGCCGTCGAGAGCCCCGGCCTCGAGTCGATCCACGCCGACCTGACCGACTCCTTCGAGACCGTCGAGGGACTCGAGGGGAGCGACTACGTCCCCCACGTCACGCTGGCCCGCGGCGGCGACCTCGAGGCCGCGAAACGGGTGACCGACCGCGAGATCGAGCCGATCCGGTGGACGGTCAGCGAACTCGAGTTCTGGGACGGTACCTACAAGCTTCCGGTGAGCCGGGTCTCGTTGCCCGCCTGA